In the genome of Anabaena cylindrica PCC 7122, the window CTGATGTAATCACATCAAGATTAGTAATACCTGTGAAATTTAGTTTATCACCACCAACACCACGCACAAACTGAGTAATAGTATCTGCACCATCACCAAAGGCATAGTTGACAATATCCACAGCACCATCGTTTAAACCCAGGTTGAGTTTATCGTTACCAGTTCCACCAATCAAAGTATCTGCACCAGCATTACCAGTCAGGGTATCGACACCAGCACCACCTATTAGAGTATTAGCTGCTGCATTACCTGTGAGGACATTATTGAGAGTATTCCCAGTACCATTAATCGCAGCAGTTCCTTGTAAAGTTAGATTTTCTAGGTTATTTCCTAATGTGTAACTAACAGCACTGAAAACAGTATCAGTTCCTGCATTAGCAGCTTCAGTGATGATATCTCCGACATTATCAACATAGTAGGAATCATTACCCAAACCACCAATTAAGGTATCAGCACCAGTTTTACCATCCAGGATATTATTACCGCTATTGCCAGTGAGGGTATTATTGAGAGTGTTACCAGTACCTTTAATGGCCGCTGTGGCGGTCAAAGTTAACTTTTCCAGATTGGTTTTTAATGTCCAAGTGATAGAAGATTCAACGGTATCAATGCCGCCATTTAAACCTTCACCAATGATATCGCCAATATTGTCCACTACAAAAGTATCATTGCCTGCTCCCCCAATTAAGAAGTCTGCACCTGTTCCCCCATTCAAGTAATCATTACCATTTCCACCAGTTAAATCATCGTTTCCTGCACCTGCTTTAATCCAATCATTAGCAGCATTCCCGCCAAAGCTGACTGTACCAGCAAAGCTGCTTAAATCAAAGCGTTCAAATCCGATGATTGTTGTCCCCAGTATATCTAATTGATTGGTGGTGTTAGTGGTATCAATCGCAATAGCATCGGTAGCAGATCCATTGGTAATTATCAGGGTATCTGTGCCTGTGATGCCTTTGAGGGTATCATTTTGTTGCAGGGTAGAAAAGGTGCTGGTGATGGTGTCATTGCCACCTTGAGCATCTATGATATCTTTTTGGGCTGTGGTGGTGAAGTTTTCGCTGTTGGCTGTACCTGTGATGATGTTAGGAATAAACTCACTCACGTCAATAATCTTTAAGCCACCTACATGATCAGCAACATAAGCGTAGCTGCCTACTACTTGTACACCGAAAGCATAGCCAGGAGTATCATACTCTCCCACTAAAATGGGCGTAAATATTACCGGAATGATCAACTGTTTTTCGGAGAATAACCCACCTTGATCTGTCGTGCGAACACGGATGCTATAGGTGTTTTTAGTTTGATAGTCAAAAGTTCCATTAGTTTTTAATTGATTGTCGACAATGGTAAAGGATGCGTTATCCGTGTCACCTGAACCTGTGACTAAGCTATAGGTGAATGTGTTACCTGTATCTGGATCTGTGGTGGTGAAGTTGCCAACTACTGACCCAATGGCTTCATTTTCCACTACTGCGCTATTGCTGAGAGTTAGATCCGTGGGAGTTTCATTAAAGTTGCTAATACCAATAGTTAACTGTTTATCATAAAATAACCCACCTTGGTCAGTAGTGCGAATACGGATATTGTAGGTATTCTTGAATTCAAAATTAAAAATGCCATTGCTGCGGAGTTGATTTCCCACAATGGTAAAGGATGCGTTGTCTGTTGAACCTGTACCAGTAACTAAACTATAGATGAAGGTATTGCCTACATCTGGATCAGTAGTTGTGAAGTTGCCAACTACTGTACCAACGGCTTCATTTTCTGCAATATTGCTGTTAGATAGGGTGAGATTGGTTGGTACTTGGTTGAGATCGCTGATGTCAATAATCTTTAAGCCACCTTCTCCATCAGCTACATAAGCGTAATTGCCAACTACTTGCAGATCTCGAATACCATTAGATGTATCATAATTGCCCTTGAAGATGGGGGTTGTGGGGTTGCTGATGTCAATGATTTCCAGTTTTGAAGCATCAGCTACATAGAGGTCAAGTTCTGAACCACCATCAGTTACATAAGCGTAGTTACCTACTACTTGGACATCATAAGCATTACCAGGTGTATCATAAATGCCTTTAAGAGTGGGGATTGTAGGATTGCTGATGTCAATGATTTCTATTCCTGAACTGCCATCAGCTACATAAGCGTAGTTGCCTACTACTTGGACATCATAAGCATTACCAGGTGTATCATAAATGCCCTTAAGAGTGGGGATTGTGGGATTGCTGATGTCAATGATTTCTATTCCTTTATCATATTCAGTCACATAAGCATAGTTGCCGACTACTTGCACACCATAAGCATAACCAGATGTATCATAATTGCCCTTGAGGGTGGGAATAGATGGGTTGCTGATGTCGATGATTTGCAGTCCTGAATATTCATCAGCAACATAAGCGTATTTGCCTACTACTTGCACATCCCAAGCATTGCCAGATGTATTATAATTTCCCTTAAAGATGGGCGTTGAGGGGTTAGTGATATCAATGATAGAAAGTCCTGACCAATAATCAGCCACATAAGCATACTTACCTACTACTTGCACACCATAAGCAATGCCAGCTATATCATAATTGCCTTTGAGGGTGGGTATAGACGGATTGCTGATATCGATAATCGAAAGTCCTAAACCATTATCAGCCAAATAAGCGTAGTTACCTACTACTTGTACGCCAGTAACACCATAAGGATAATCAGAAGTATCATAATTCCCCTTGAGGATAGGGGTAGATGGATTGCTGATGTCAATGATTTCTAGTCCTTTATCATAATCAGCGACAAAAGCGTAGTTGCCTACTACTTGGACATCCCAAGCATAGCCGGGTGTATCATAATTACTCTTGAGAGTGGGGGTAGATGGGTTGCTGATGTTGATGATTTGCAATCCTGAGCCATCAGCGACAAAAGCGTAGTTGCCTACTACTTGTACACCATTAGCATAGCCAGGTGTATCATAATTCCCCTTGAGGGTAGGGGTACTGGGATTGCTGATATTAATGATGGAAAGTCCTGAATCACCACCAGCAACATAAGCGTAGTTACCTACTATTTGCACCCCATAAACACCATCAGATGTATCATAATTCCCCTTGAGGGTAGGGGTAATGGGATTGCTGATGTCGATGATTTGTAGTCCTGAATCTCTATCAGTTAC includes:
- a CDS encoding DUF4347 domain-containing protein; the encoded protein is MLNPIYNATRNYTSLPGAKIKNMLNNYLLNQTSTIVFIDSSVSDYQTLQTGVMEGVEAVILSQNRDGIEEITEVLERHTQITTIHIVSHGSPGCLYLGNSQLNLDNISKYAELLQRWQSKRILLYGCNVAAGDAGEEFIRKLHEITNATISASATKTGNAALGGNWELEVNIPENNGTSVIFSEETLATYQGVFIPILVGEWDRLSYANALTVVGNYAYAVGDRLDIIDISNPAQPIVKGSYKISGGLSVQVVGNYAYVADDDKGLQIIDISNPTKPTLKGSYDTPSYARDVQVVGNYAYVTDRDSGLQIIDISNPITPTLKGNYDTSDGVYGVQIVGNYAYVAGGDSGLSIINISNPSTPTLKGNYDTPGYANGVQVVGNYAFVADGSGLQIINISNPSTPTLKSNYDTPGYAWDVQVVGNYAFVADYDKGLEIIDISNPSTPILKGNYDTSDYPYGVTGVQVVGNYAYLADNGLGLSIIDISNPSIPTLKGNYDIAGIAYGVQVVGKYAYVADYWSGLSIIDITNPSTPIFKGNYNTSGNAWDVQVVGKYAYVADEYSGLQIIDISNPSIPTLKGNYDTSGYAYGVQVVGNYAYVTEYDKGIEIIDISNPTIPTLKGIYDTPGNAYDVQVVGNYAYVADGSSGIEIIDISNPTIPTLKGIYDTPGNAYDVQVVGNYAYVTDGGSELDLYVADASKLEIIDISNPTTPIFKGNYDTSNGIRDLQVVGNYAYVADGEGGLKIIDISDLNQVPTNLTLSNSNIAENEAVGTVVGNFTTTDPDVGNTFIYSLVTGTGSTDNASFTIVGNQLRSNGIFNFEFKNTYNIRIRTTDQGGLFYDKQLTIGISNFNETPTDLTLSNSAVVENEAIGSVVGNFTTTDPDTGNTFTYSLVTGSGDTDNASFTIVDNQLKTNGTFDYQTKNTYSIRVRTTDQGGLFSEKQLIIPVIFTPILVGEYDTPGYAFGVQVVGSYAYVADHVGGLKIIDVSEFIPNIITGTANSENFTTTAQKDIIDAQGGNDTITSTFSTLQQNDTLKGITGTDTLIITNGSATDAIAIDTTNTTNQLDILGTTIIGFERFDLSSFAGTVSFGGNAANDWIKAGAGNDDLTGGNGNDYLNGGTGADFLIGGAGNDTFVVDNIGDIIGEGLNGGIDTVESSITWTLKTNLEKLTLTATAAIKGTGNTLNNTLTGNSGNNILDGKTGADTLIGGLGNDSYYVDNVGDIITEAANAGTDTVFSAVSYTLGNNLENLTLQGTAAINGTGNTLNNVLTGNAAANTLIGGAGVDTLTGNAGADTLIGGTGNDKLNLGLNDGAVDIVNYAFGDGADTITQFVRGVGGDKLNFTGITNLDVITSAANTQVRIGDGIGGNSGFGTGQLLATLSGISGFIGADVNINLFGANFLFS